In a genomic window of Sutcliffiella sp. FSL R7-0096:
- a CDS encoding ABC transporter permease subunit gives MSGTATEKMRSHNPTLAMVLSIIFAGLGQLYNRRYAKGISFIIIEAAFLITFFEFLNIGYWGLFTLGEIPRVDHSIFLLIQGLISVIITVFAVALYYLNVVDARNNAIDLKLGKEKPTVKEAFKNFYDTGFPYLMVIPGLILLLFVVVLPLMFMVSLAFTDYNLYNTPPRALLNWVGFENFTSLVSIPLWKTTFISVFAWTIVWTVCATTGQIALGLFLALLVNDPRIKYKRFIRTILILPWAVPAFVTILIFAAMFNDRFGAINRDILSTIGVALPWLTDPFYTKIAIIMIQTWLGFPFVFALFTGVLQSISKDWYEAADVDGGTRFQKFRFITMPHLLYATAPLLIMQYAGNFNNFNIIYLFNQGGPAVRGQNAGGSDILISWVYKLTFDTSNYNMAAAISIILGLIVAGFAFFQFRRTRSFKEEGNI, from the coding sequence ATGTCCGGCACAGCAACTGAAAAAATGCGCTCACATAATCCAACCTTAGCAATGGTCCTTTCCATTATTTTTGCAGGGTTAGGTCAACTCTATAACCGCAGATATGCGAAAGGGATATCATTCATCATCATTGAAGCCGCATTTTTGATTACTTTTTTCGAGTTTCTTAACATTGGTTATTGGGGACTATTCACACTTGGAGAAATTCCTCGAGTAGACCACTCCATCTTTTTATTAATACAAGGATTGATTTCTGTTATTATCACTGTATTTGCAGTGGCCTTATACTATCTGAACGTAGTGGATGCAAGAAACAATGCAATCGACTTGAAGTTGGGAAAAGAAAAGCCAACTGTAAAAGAAGCATTCAAGAACTTTTATGACACTGGCTTCCCTTACTTAATGGTAATCCCAGGATTGATTTTACTATTATTCGTAGTAGTTCTACCACTAATGTTTATGGTTTCCTTGGCTTTTACAGATTACAACCTATATAACACGCCTCCAAGAGCGTTATTAAATTGGGTTGGCTTTGAGAACTTTACCAGTCTGGTATCGATTCCACTTTGGAAAACGACATTCATAAGTGTTTTTGCTTGGACGATTGTTTGGACCGTCTGCGCAACTACAGGACAAATTGCGCTAGGATTATTCCTGGCATTGCTAGTAAATGACCCCCGTATAAAATATAAACGCTTTATTCGTACGATTTTAATTTTACCTTGGGCAGTACCAGCGTTCGTCACAATCTTGATCTTTGCTGCGATGTTCAATGACCGATTCGGTGCGATCAACCGTGACATCTTAAGTACCATTGGTGTAGCACTACCATGGTTGACTGATCCGTTTTATACAAAGATAGCAATAATCATGATTCAAACTTGGCTCGGCTTCCCGTTCGTTTTCGCACTATTTACAGGGGTACTTCAGAGTATCTCCAAGGATTGGTATGAAGCAGCGGATGTGGATGGCGGAACTCGTTTCCAAAAATTCCGTTTCATTACGATGCCACATCTTTTATATGCAACAGCTCCACTATTGATCATGCAGTATGCAGGAAACTTTAATAACTTTAACATCATCTATCTGTTCAACCAAGGTGGTCCTGCAGTTCGTGGACAGAACGCAGGTGGTTCGGACATTCTGATTTCATGGGTTTATAAATTGACGTTCGATACGAGTAACTACAACATGGCAGCAGCAATATCCATCATACTCGGACTTATTGTAGCAGGATTTGCCTTCTTCCAATTCCGTCGTACTCGTTCGTTTAAAGAGGAGGGTAATATATAA
- a CDS encoding sugar ABC transporter permease, which translates to MNLKTKSKIEVSLIYLFLGFMFIIIAYPLLWTIGLSLNPGTSLYSASMIPENWSLVHYKWLFTDPQSDYLTWYKNSIMVAVANSFFSVLITAFVAYAFSRYRFVGRTYGLYAFLLLQMFPALMAMVAIYIMLNMVGLLDSLVGLTLVYIGGQIPFNAWLVKGYFDTIPKELDEAARMDGAGHFGVFFKIMLPLAKPILAVVALFNFMAPFTDFILPRIVLRNPENFTLALGLFNFINDQFANNFTRFAAGSILIAIPIALMFLFLQRYLIAGLTAGGTKG; encoded by the coding sequence ATGAACCTTAAAACAAAATCTAAGATCGAAGTATCATTGATCTATTTATTCCTAGGCTTCATGTTCATCATTATTGCCTACCCGCTTTTATGGACTATCGGCTTATCCCTTAACCCGGGAACAAGTCTTTACTCTGCATCGATGATTCCTGAAAACTGGTCGCTTGTACATTATAAATGGCTATTTACAGATCCACAGAGTGATTACTTGACATGGTATAAAAACAGTATCATGGTCGCGGTTGCGAATTCATTCTTTTCAGTATTGATCACCGCGTTTGTAGCATATGCGTTCTCTCGCTACCGTTTTGTAGGAAGAACGTATGGATTATATGCATTCCTTCTATTACAAATGTTCCCTGCTTTGATGGCGATGGTTGCAATCTACATCATGCTGAACATGGTCGGTTTATTGGATTCACTTGTAGGATTGACATTGGTTTACATCGGTGGACAAATACCATTTAATGCATGGCTTGTAAAAGGGTATTTCGATACCATCCCTAAAGAGTTGGATGAAGCGGCACGCATGGACGGAGCTGGACACTTTGGCGTATTCTTCAAAATCATGCTCCCTCTTGCCAAACCTATTCTTGCAGTGGTAGCACTATTTAACTTCATGGCACCATTTACAGACTTTATCCTGCCTCGGATTGTGTTGAGGAACCCGGAGAATTTCACGTTAGCCTTGGGATTATTCAACTTTATCAATGATCAGTTCGCTAACAACTTCACTCGTTTTGCGGCAGGTTCCATCCTGATTGCCATTCCGATTGCGTTGATGTTCTTGTTCTTGCAACGATATTTGATTGCCGGACTAACTGCAGGTGGAACAAAAGGATAA
- a CDS encoding alpha-amylase family glycosyl hydrolase, with product MKRVMGLILVPFLLFSAWFVPPVQPVNAEKEEHAWQDEIIYFIMIDRFNNGDTSNDFDVDRDDPKAYHGGDFRGITEKLDYLKDMGFTALWLTPIVQNEEKGYHGYWTEDFYKTEEHFGTLEEFKELVQEAHKRDIKIIVDLVVNHTGYQHAWLNEEDKQDWFHPNEPIRNWDDQEQVENGWIYGLPDLNQDNPEVREYLLDMAKWWIEETDIDGYRLDTVKHVPKDFWKEFANEVKSVKEDFFLIGEVWHDDPNYVAGYQETGIDSFVDFPTYNELTRVFSQADESLSRLDTLFYHNQNLYDNPYILGTFLDNHDVERFTRAAIKKKHHPPTRLKLALAYMYTAPGIPIVYYGTEIALDGGEDPDNRRDMNFRADKEIIDYITKLAELRKQMPSLTHGTYEMVYDNGAMAVIKREYEGEVSFVAINNSSETQAAPIDAELVGESMELRGTLGDELVRNSNGTYTIGLDRETAEVYTVKEDSGINVGFVGAMALIYGGFVAFIVAAVIRRKKKNKE from the coding sequence ATGAAAAGAGTGATGGGGCTCATTCTCGTTCCGTTTCTTCTTTTTTCTGCATGGTTTGTTCCACCCGTTCAACCTGTAAACGCCGAAAAAGAAGAACACGCATGGCAAGATGAGATTATTTATTTTATTATGATTGACCGCTTTAACAATGGGGACACATCCAATGACTTTGACGTGGACCGGGACGACCCGAAGGCCTACCACGGTGGGGATTTTCGTGGGATCACAGAAAAACTGGATTACTTAAAGGATATGGGATTCACCGCACTATGGCTGACCCCTATTGTTCAAAATGAGGAAAAAGGGTACCATGGCTACTGGACAGAAGACTTCTATAAAACAGAAGAGCACTTTGGTACACTAGAGGAATTCAAGGAATTAGTTCAAGAAGCACACAAAAGAGATATTAAAATTATCGTTGATTTGGTAGTCAACCATACGGGTTACCAGCATGCTTGGCTGAATGAAGAGGACAAACAAGATTGGTTCCACCCAAATGAACCTATTCGAAATTGGGATGACCAAGAGCAAGTAGAAAATGGCTGGATCTATGGATTGCCGGATTTAAATCAGGATAACCCTGAGGTCAGGGAATATCTTTTGGATATGGCCAAATGGTGGATTGAAGAAACGGATATTGATGGATATAGACTTGATACTGTGAAGCATGTCCCAAAGGATTTTTGGAAAGAGTTTGCCAATGAGGTTAAATCGGTAAAGGAAGACTTTTTCTTAATCGGAGAGGTTTGGCATGATGATCCTAATTATGTGGCAGGATACCAAGAAACGGGCATTGACTCCTTTGTAGATTTTCCGACATACAACGAACTGACACGTGTATTTTCACAAGCGGACGAATCTTTAAGCCGATTGGACACACTTTTTTACCACAATCAAAACCTTTATGATAATCCTTATATATTGGGGACTTTTCTAGATAATCATGATGTGGAGCGTTTCACAAGAGCCGCCATCAAAAAGAAGCACCATCCTCCGACACGATTGAAACTTGCTCTCGCTTACATGTATACAGCACCTGGAATTCCAATTGTGTATTACGGAACAGAGATAGCTTTAGATGGTGGGGAAGATCCTGACAACCGCAGAGATATGAACTTCAGAGCAGACAAAGAGATAATAGATTATATCACTAAATTAGCTGAATTGCGCAAACAGATGCCAAGTCTGACACACGGCACCTATGAGATGGTTTATGATAATGGCGCAATGGCTGTCATCAAACGTGAATATGAAGGGGAAGTCAGTTTTGTTGCTATCAACAACTCCAGTGAAACACAGGCAGCACCTATTGATGCAGAGCTTGTAGGAGAAAGTATGGAACTGCGTGGTACCCTAGGGGACGAACTAGTACGTAATTCCAACGGTACTTATACCATCGGACTAGACCGTGAAACAGCTGAGGTCTATACAGTAAAAGAAGACTCCGGCATCAATGTAGGCTTCGTCGGTGCCATGGCATTAATCTATGGAGGGTTTGTGGCATTTATCGTTGCTGCTGTCATTAGAAGAAAGAAAAAGAATAAAGAATAA
- a CDS encoding LacI family DNA-binding transcriptional regulator, whose protein sequence is MAVTIKDVAKMANVAPSTVSRVIANNPRISEKTKKRVREAMEELGYHPNFIARSLANQSTQVIGLVMPASADKTFQNPFFPEVLRGISTAAHEKQYALHMSTGVTGNEILEGVMQMVQGRRVDGIILLYSAVEDKIIKYLQKECFPFVVIGKPFEQVEEITHVDNDNYRAAKEATQHLITLGHERVAFVGGSIQLVVTIDRLLGYEKAIRDAGIQYRDEYIIHEEFLKEGGQEAISELLSLEEPPTALVVSDDLMSLGILNTLHDMGISVPDQMSIVSFNNVLLAEVARPPLTSVDINIFQLGFQAAKTLIQKVKDPSEPTKRIIIPHTMVKRHTCKEMMKQK, encoded by the coding sequence ATGGCAGTAACAATTAAAGATGTAGCGAAAATGGCCAATGTTGCACCTTCCACAGTTTCTCGCGTCATCGCGAACAACCCGCGCATAAGTGAAAAGACAAAAAAACGCGTGAGAGAAGCAATGGAAGAGCTTGGATATCATCCAAACTTTATCGCACGAAGCCTGGCAAACCAATCTACACAAGTAATAGGACTTGTCATGCCGGCATCTGCAGATAAAACATTTCAAAACCCATTTTTCCCGGAAGTATTAAGGGGAATAAGCACGGCCGCCCATGAAAAACAATATGCACTCCATATGTCCACAGGGGTAACAGGCAATGAAATATTGGAAGGGGTCATGCAAATGGTCCAGGGCCGTCGGGTAGACGGTATCATCCTTTTGTATTCAGCAGTGGAGGACAAAATCATCAAATACCTTCAAAAAGAGTGCTTCCCATTTGTCGTCATAGGAAAGCCATTTGAGCAGGTGGAAGAAATCACTCATGTCGACAATGATAACTACAGGGCTGCAAAAGAAGCTACCCAGCATCTGATTACACTTGGGCATGAAAGAGTGGCATTTGTAGGAGGAAGCATCCAATTGGTGGTGACCATCGATCGGTTGCTTGGTTACGAGAAAGCGATCCGAGATGCAGGAATTCAATACAGGGATGAATACATCATTCATGAAGAGTTCCTGAAAGAGGGTGGCCAAGAGGCGATTTCCGAATTACTCTCTTTAGAAGAGCCGCCAACGGCGCTTGTCGTTTCCGATGACCTGATGTCGCTTGGAATCCTTAATACATTGCATGACATGGGAATCTCCGTTCCGGATCAAATGTCCATTGTGAGCTTTAATAATGTGTTGCTTGCAGAAGTGGCTCGTCCGCCATTGACATCGGTGGACATCAACATCTTCCAACTGGGCTTTCAGGCTGCGAAGACTTTGATCCAAAAGGTGAAGGATCCGTCTGAACCGACCAAACGGATTATCATCCCACACACGATGGTAAAGCGTCATACTTGTAAGGAAATGATGAAACAAAAATGA
- a CDS encoding SDR family oxidoreductase, giving the protein MTDQQKQTLPPQHQNQQPGLESEMTPKPKSEDPTYMGNEKLKDKVAIITGGDSGIGRAVAIYYAKEGADVVVVYLNEHEDAKETQKQVEQEGRKCHLLSGDIGEEAFCKQIVDETMANFNKIDILVNNAAEQHPQESIEDITAEQLEKTFRTNIFSFFYLTKAALPFLGNGSSIINTASVTAYAGNELLVDYSATKGAIVAFTRSLALQLVGKGIRVNGVAPGPIWTPLIPSTFSSQKVASFGANTPMKRPGQPEEVAPSYVFLASEDASYMSGQMLHVNGGKIVNG; this is encoded by the coding sequence ATGACAGATCAGCAGAAACAGACACTCCCACCACAGCATCAAAATCAGCAACCGGGATTAGAGTCCGAGATGACACCAAAGCCGAAGTCAGAGGACCCGACCTATATGGGAAATGAAAAATTAAAAGATAAGGTCGCGATCATCACTGGCGGTGATAGTGGCATCGGGAGAGCCGTTGCCATTTATTACGCAAAAGAAGGGGCAGACGTTGTTGTTGTCTATTTAAATGAACATGAGGATGCAAAGGAGACACAAAAGCAGGTGGAGCAAGAAGGGCGGAAGTGTCACCTGCTTTCCGGGGATATTGGCGAGGAGGCATTTTGCAAGCAAATTGTGGATGAAACCATGGCCAACTTTAACAAAATAGACATCCTTGTCAACAATGCGGCAGAGCAGCATCCACAAGAGAGCATTGAGGATATAACAGCAGAACAACTTGAGAAGACTTTCAGGACGAATATTTTTTCTTTTTTTTATTTAACAAAGGCGGCTCTTCCATTTCTGGGAAATGGGAGCAGCATTATTAATACTGCTTCCGTGACAGCTTATGCGGGGAATGAGCTGCTTGTGGATTACTCGGCAACCAAAGGGGCCATTGTCGCATTTACTCGATCCCTGGCCCTGCAACTGGTTGGAAAAGGGATACGTGTAAATGGAGTCGCTCCTGGACCGATTTGGACACCTTTGATTCCTTCGACTTTTTCTAGTCAAAAGGTGGCAAGTTTCGGAGCGAATACGCCAATGAAACGTCCCGGTCAGCCCGAGGAGGTAGCACCGAGCTATGTTTTTTTGGCAAGTGAAGATGCTTCTTACATGAGCGGCCAGATGTTGCATGTGAATGGCGGGAAGATTGTGAATGGGTAG
- a CDS encoding GNAT family protein, producing MKIREARIEDAEALLTHARKVYGEGRNLLTAPEEFNVTIEQEVQWLQESMDKGHLTLIAEEGSKIVGMLNATKGSRKRVRHICMFGISIQEEYCNNGLGSKMIFQLLDWAKRDSHIEKVCLEVFAHNERAIHVYEKLGFSIEGRKERHVKFEDGTYSDELLMGQFVK from the coding sequence ATGAAGATTAGAGAAGCAAGAATAGAAGATGCAGAAGCACTCCTGACACATGCTAGAAAAGTATATGGAGAAGGGCGCAATCTATTAACGGCACCAGAAGAATTCAATGTCACCATCGAGCAGGAAGTACAGTGGTTACAAGAAAGTATGGATAAAGGACATTTGACCCTTATAGCAGAAGAAGGATCAAAAATAGTGGGAATGCTAAACGCCACAAAGGGATCCAGAAAAAGAGTTAGGCATATCTGCATGTTTGGTATCAGCATTCAAGAAGAATATTGTAACAATGGATTAGGAAGCAAAATGATTTTTCAACTGCTTGACTGGGCAAAAAGAGATTCCCATATTGAAAAGGTCTGCCTAGAAGTATTTGCCCATAACGAACGAGCGATACACGTTTACGAAAAGTTGGGATTTAGTATAGAAGGTAGAAAAGAACGTCATGTAAAGTTTGAGGATGGGACTTATTCTGATGAATTGCTTATGGGGCAGTTTGTAAAATAA
- a CDS encoding YajQ family cyclic di-GMP-binding protein, whose product MAKESSFDIVSKVDLSEVTNAINIALKEIQNRFDFKGSVSDIKLEKEEIVLLSDSEFKLDQLKDVMVSKMIKRNVPTKNIQYGKIEDASKGAVRQRGKLVQGIDKDNTKKINTIIKNSGLKVKTQIQDDQVRVTGKNRDDLQQVIAALREADLDIDLQFVNYR is encoded by the coding sequence ATGGCAAAAGAGAGTTCTTTCGATATCGTCTCTAAAGTCGATCTGTCTGAAGTGACGAACGCCATCAATATTGCGTTAAAAGAAATTCAAAATCGATTTGACTTCAAAGGATCTGTCAGTGACATCAAACTTGAAAAAGAAGAAATCGTACTTCTTTCTGATAGCGAGTTCAAACTGGATCAACTGAAAGATGTAATGGTCAGTAAAATGATCAAACGTAATGTTCCAACCAAAAACATTCAATACGGTAAAATTGAAGATGCTTCCAAGGGCGCAGTTCGTCAACGCGGAAAGCTTGTTCAAGGTATCGATAAGGACAATACGAAGAAAATAAACACCATCATCAAAAACTCCGGTTTAAAAGTGAAAACACAAATTCAGGACGATCAGGTACGCGTAACAGGGAAGAATCGTGATGATCTTCAACAGGTGATTGCTGCCCTTCGTGAGGCTGACTTGGATATCGACCTGCAGTTTGTGAACTACCGATAA
- a CDS encoding S1-like domain-containing RNA-binding protein, with protein sequence METGTVLELTVDRETPLGYMLTDGEETILLHKNEATRELGEDETVEVFLYADQKSRITATMTIPKGLNGPEWMEVVEVLPGLGAFINIGIAKDALIPADDLPVFEKIWPQVGDHLLCRVKTDRRGKLIGKLATQDVMLDRSIKAPSNILNQNIQGTIYRLLKVGSYMISNEGYVGFIHNSERKEEPRLGQVVEGRVIDLKDDGTINVSLLPRKQEAMGDDAQVIMDYLELRGGAMPYSDKSTPEDIKDQFNISKAAFKRAIGKLLKQGLIRQSEGWTYKKEEEN encoded by the coding sequence ATGGAAACAGGTACGGTATTGGAATTGACGGTCGATCGCGAGACACCGCTTGGATATATGTTAACTGATGGGGAAGAGACCATTCTTCTTCACAAAAATGAAGCGACACGGGAATTAGGGGAAGATGAAACGGTAGAGGTATTCTTATATGCGGACCAAAAAAGCCGCATCACTGCAACGATGACTATTCCAAAGGGGCTTAATGGCCCTGAGTGGATGGAAGTGGTGGAAGTGTTGCCAGGGCTTGGTGCATTCATCAATATTGGCATCGCAAAGGATGCCCTCATTCCCGCAGATGATCTCCCAGTATTTGAGAAAATATGGCCCCAAGTTGGCGACCACCTCCTTTGCCGTGTGAAAACGGATCGCCGTGGCAAGCTGATAGGAAAGCTTGCTACACAGGATGTAATGCTCGACCGATCTATCAAAGCACCATCCAATATCCTGAACCAAAACATTCAAGGGACCATCTACCGTCTTTTAAAGGTCGGTAGCTACATGATTTCGAATGAGGGTTATGTAGGCTTCATCCATAACTCCGAACGTAAGGAAGAGCCTAGATTGGGTCAGGTGGTAGAAGGAAGAGTCATTGATTTGAAGGACGACGGGACGATCAATGTATCATTGTTGCCACGCAAACAGGAAGCCATGGGTGATGATGCACAAGTGATCATGGATTACTTGGAGCTTAGAGGCGGAGCGATGCCCTACAGCGATAAAAGTACACCTGAAGATATCAAGGACCAATTCAATATTAGCAAAGCGGCATTTAAACGTGCGATAGGTAAGCTGTTGAAACAGGGCTTGATTAGGCAGTCAGAGGGCTGGACATATAAGAAGGAAGAAGAGAATTAA
- a CDS encoding DUF3941 domain-containing protein → MPHTSDNDKKAKDNNAKRHEKNMQREKNEQKGERQYSKKTDHL, encoded by the coding sequence ATGCCACACACAAGCGATAACGACAAAAAAGCAAAAGACAACAATGCTAAACGACATGAAAAAAACATGCAACGTGAGAAGAATGAGCAAAAGGGTGAACGCCAGTATTCTAAGAAGACGGATCATTTGTAG
- a CDS encoding DegV family protein encodes MTIRIFADSASDLPKEFFTNEKVDLIPLKVLFGETEYEDMVTIDSSKVYNAMREGQVVKTSQASPVFMKELFTEVAVKQETAVYVAFSSELSGTYQTAVLMQKEVMEEYPELDLTIIDSKCASLGYGLVVKKAAELANGGSSKEDLLASIEYDITHMEHVFTVDNLDYLARGGRVSKASAFVGGLLNIKPLLHMEDGKLIPLEKIRGRKKVLRRMVEVMRDRNGFNSAGQRIGISHGDDLATAQALKEMIVEACDCKDFTITSIGSAVGAHAGPGTIALFFLNGKKA; translated from the coding sequence ATGACAATAAGAATTTTTGCAGATAGTGCCAGCGACTTACCGAAAGAGTTTTTCACTAACGAAAAGGTGGACCTTATCCCTCTGAAAGTCCTGTTCGGTGAGACCGAATATGAGGATATGGTCACCATTGATTCATCCAAAGTGTATAATGCCATGCGCGAGGGACAAGTGGTCAAGACATCTCAAGCCTCGCCAGTGTTTATGAAAGAGCTTTTCACTGAAGTGGCAGTGAAACAGGAAACCGCCGTTTACGTAGCTTTTTCTTCCGAATTATCAGGTACATATCAAACAGCGGTTCTCATGCAAAAGGAAGTTATGGAGGAGTACCCGGAACTTGACTTGACTATCATCGATTCCAAGTGTGCATCGCTTGGGTATGGTCTTGTCGTCAAAAAAGCTGCTGAGCTGGCTAATGGCGGGAGCTCAAAGGAAGATCTATTGGCTTCCATTGAATACGACATCACCCATATGGAGCATGTGTTCACTGTGGACAACCTGGATTACTTGGCCCGCGGCGGCCGGGTAAGCAAAGCCTCTGCATTTGTAGGGGGATTATTGAATATCAAACCTTTACTGCATATGGAAGATGGAAAATTAATTCCTTTGGAGAAAATCCGGGGCCGAAAGAAAGTCTTGCGCAGGATGGTAGAAGTCATGCGGGACCGTAACGGTTTTAATAGTGCAGGGCAACGGATTGGAATAAGCCATGGAGACGACCTGGCAACCGCGCAGGCATTGAAGGAAATGATTGTTGAGGCTTGTGATTGTAAAGACTTCACCATCACCTCTATCGGTTCTGCAGTTGGTGCACATGCTGGCCCAGGAACCATCGCCTTATTCTTCCTAAACGGGAAAAAAGCGTAA
- a CDS encoding YitT family protein, giving the protein MDVLQHIKKVLIVLVGAFLNAIAMNFFLIPADVYASGFTGVSQLIFRISEDFLPFTISTGITLLLLNIPVTILAWKKVGRSFTIYSFLSVFLMSFFLEVVPIYSFNNDILLNAVFGGVIAAVGVGLTLKWGASTGGLDIIAMILSRMKDKPVGTYFFALNAVIIVTAGLVFGWEKALYTLVTLYASTRVIDAIHTRHEKLTAMIVTKEGQAVKEAIHAKMVRGITSVPARGAFTGEDKEMLMIVITRYEMYDLERILKEADPNAFTNIVQTAGIFGFFRKD; this is encoded by the coding sequence ATGGATGTACTACAACATATAAAAAAGGTGCTTATTGTATTAGTGGGAGCATTTTTAAATGCGATTGCAATGAATTTCTTTTTGATTCCGGCGGATGTTTACGCTAGCGGGTTCACTGGTGTTTCCCAGCTGATTTTCCGTATTTCTGAGGATTTTCTGCCTTTTACGATATCCACGGGTATTACATTATTGCTTTTGAATATTCCCGTTACGATTTTAGCATGGAAGAAGGTAGGGCGGTCTTTTACCATTTATAGTTTCTTAAGTGTATTCCTTATGTCGTTCTTCTTGGAAGTTGTACCGATTTATTCATTCAATAATGATATTTTGCTTAACGCCGTATTCGGTGGTGTCATTGCAGCTGTTGGTGTCGGACTGACGCTTAAGTGGGGGGCATCCACAGGTGGATTGGATATCATCGCCATGATTTTATCAAGAATGAAGGACAAGCCTGTAGGAACATACTTCTTTGCCTTAAATGCAGTGATCATTGTGACAGCAGGACTTGTATTTGGTTGGGAAAAAGCGTTGTATACCCTTGTGACCCTTTACGCATCCACTCGTGTCATTGACGCGATCCATACTCGTCATGAAAAGCTGACTGCGATGATTGTGACGAAAGAGGGGCAAGCGGTGAAGGAAGCCATTCATGCGAAAATGGTACGTGGTATTACATCAGTTCCGGCACGGGGGGCATTTACTGGGGAAGATAAGGAGATGCTGATGATTGTTATCACCCGTTATGAAATGTATGATCTGGAGCGGATTTTAAAGGAAGCGGATCCGAATGCGTTTACTAATATTGTGCAGACGGCCGGTATTTTTGGCTTTTTCCGGAAGGATTAA
- a CDS encoding DUF3813 domain-containing protein gives MGNQLFQSAREAVKNAVKGKHDSAPEHNNTHDYSSEVDSNSMSVAKNALSSAYANSTEAEKVQLRELQEELFNSQQDK, from the coding sequence ATGGGAAACCAATTATTCCAATCCGCTCGTGAAGCCGTCAAAAATGCGGTAAAGGGCAAGCATGATTCTGCACCTGAACATAACAACACACATGATTATTCATCGGAAGTCGATTCGAATTCGATGAGTGTTGCCAAAAACGCATTATCCTCCGCTTATGCAAACTCCACTGAAGCCGAAAAAGTTCAGCTTAGGGAATTGCAGGAAGAACTTTTCAACAGTCAGCAAGATAAGTAA
- a CDS encoding Cof-type HAD-IIB family hydrolase, whose product MEKHLIAVDLDGTLLTDDKRISKRNKLAIQKAMDQGHEVVIATGRPYRASIMYYEEMNLTSPIVNFNGAFVHYPGNDDWGVYHEPLSIDTVKEIIEVSEKYKIHNILAEVMDDVYFHFHDEKLLDIFGFGNPKIETGDLRQVLKRDPTCILIHASEEEVPKIRKYLSDVHAEVIDHRRWAAPWHVIELVRTGMNKAVGLKRVAAHYNIPKENIIAFGDEDNDYEMIEYAGTGVAMGNAIDGLKGKANEITLSNEEDGIAVFLEKKLNL is encoded by the coding sequence GTGGAAAAACATCTGATTGCCGTAGACTTAGACGGGACTTTGCTAACTGATGACAAAAGAATCTCCAAACGCAACAAATTGGCTATTCAAAAAGCGATGGATCAAGGACATGAGGTAGTAATAGCGACCGGAAGACCTTACCGTGCGAGCATCATGTATTATGAAGAAATGAACCTTACTTCTCCCATCGTGAACTTTAACGGTGCATTTGTGCATTATCCTGGCAATGATGATTGGGGAGTTTATCATGAGCCCCTTTCCATTGATACAGTAAAAGAAATCATCGAAGTAAGCGAAAAATACAAAATACATAATATCCTGGCCGAAGTGATGGATGATGTTTATTTTCATTTTCATGATGAAAAGCTATTGGATATCTTCGGCTTTGGCAACCCAAAGATTGAAACAGGTGATCTTAGACAAGTGTTAAAAAGGGATCCAACATGTATCCTTATCCATGCAAGCGAAGAAGAAGTGCCAAAAATCAGGAAGTACTTATCTGACGTACATGCCGAAGTGATCGATCACAGACGTTGGGCTGCACCTTGGCATGTCATTGAGCTTGTTCGCACAGGAATGAACAAAGCCGTTGGATTAAAAAGGGTCGCCGCGCATTATAATATTCCAAAGGAAAATATCATCGCTTTTGGTGACGAGGATAACGATTATGAAATGATTGAGTATGCAGGAACTGGTGTTGCCATGGGCAATGCCATCGATGGGCTGAAAGGCAAAGCCAATGAAATCACGCTAAGCAATGAAGAAGATGGAATTGCCGTGTTCCTAGAGAAAAAGCTGAACCTTTAG